One region of Anaeromyxobacter paludicola genomic DNA includes:
- a CDS encoding cysteine desulfurase family protein, producing MIYLDHNAITPVRPEARAAVARALEVFGNPASTHAAGRAARAVLDDARAQVAAALSASPGDVVFTSGATESAAVAIRGVLGAAPRERRELVVTAVEHPCVLSLAEALADQGTPVRVVPVDRRGLPDEEAWRAALSGRTALACAMLANNETGVMLPVPRLAAAAREVGAPFFCDAVQAVGKVEVDVRTLGADLVALTAQKFGGPRGAGALVVRPGLPLAPLFGGHQERERRAGTENLPGIAGLGAALEAACAAREVEQARVGALRDRLEAALLAAWPGARVNGAGAPRLPGTLSITLPGCDAEALLIALDLEGICASAGSACTSGSSKPSHVLSATGLSPAEARATLRLSLGWTSQPEDVARAAEAIPRLAARVRAAIPL from the coding sequence GTGATCTACCTCGACCACAACGCCATCACCCCGGTCCGGCCGGAGGCCCGCGCCGCGGTGGCGCGCGCCCTCGAGGTCTTCGGCAACCCCGCCTCCACGCACGCCGCCGGCCGCGCCGCCCGCGCCGTGCTCGACGACGCCCGCGCCCAGGTGGCGGCCGCCCTGTCGGCGAGCCCGGGCGACGTGGTCTTCACCTCCGGCGCCACCGAGTCGGCGGCCGTCGCCATCCGCGGCGTCCTCGGCGCCGCGCCCCGCGAGCGGCGCGAGCTCGTGGTCACCGCCGTCGAGCACCCCTGCGTCCTCTCCCTCGCCGAGGCGCTCGCCGACCAGGGCACGCCCGTGCGCGTGGTCCCGGTGGACCGGCGCGGGCTCCCCGACGAGGAGGCCTGGCGCGCGGCGCTGTCCGGCCGCACCGCCCTCGCCTGCGCCATGCTCGCCAACAACGAGACCGGGGTGATGCTCCCCGTCCCCCGGCTCGCGGCGGCGGCGCGCGAGGTGGGCGCGCCCTTCTTCTGCGACGCCGTCCAGGCGGTCGGGAAGGTGGAGGTGGACGTCCGCACCCTCGGCGCCGACCTCGTCGCCCTCACGGCCCAGAAGTTCGGCGGCCCCCGCGGCGCCGGTGCGCTCGTCGTCCGGCCGGGGCTCCCGCTCGCGCCCCTCTTCGGCGGCCACCAGGAGCGCGAGCGGCGCGCCGGGACCGAGAACCTCCCCGGCATCGCCGGGCTCGGCGCGGCGCTCGAGGCGGCCTGCGCCGCCCGCGAGGTCGAGCAGGCCAGGGTGGGCGCGCTGCGCGACCGGCTCGAGGCCGCGCTCCTCGCCGCCTGGCCGGGAGCTCGCGTGAACGGCGCCGGCGCGCCGCGCCTGCCCGGCACCCTCTCCATCACCCTCCCCGGCTGCGACGCCGAGGCGCTCCTCATCGCCCTCGACCTCGAGGGGATCTGCGCCAGCGCCGGCAGCGCCTGCACCTCCGGGTCGAGCAAGCCGTCGCACGTGCTCTCGGCCACGGGGCTCTCGCCGGCGGAGGCCCGCGCCACCCTCCGGCTCAGCCTCGGCTGGACCAGCCAGCCCGAGGACGTGGCGCGCGCCGCGGAGGCCATCCCGCGGCTCGCGGCCCGGGTGCGAGCCGCCATCCCCCTCTGA
- a CDS encoding response regulator, with amino-acid sequence MAHHPAILIIDDSLSALAHMYSALRNAGYRRIESAMDWSEVRGALPRGPYDLIVIDVNLPGMLSGDILAAQLRKDQRTAAAKIFFHSGLRERDLEALARRAHADGWMVKSDGVALAARVKELVPLPPEEPDRT; translated from the coding sequence ATGGCGCACCACCCCGCGATCCTCATCATCGACGACTCCCTCTCGGCCCTCGCGCACATGTACTCGGCGCTGCGCAACGCCGGCTACCGGCGGATCGAGTCGGCCATGGACTGGTCGGAGGTGCGCGGGGCCCTGCCGCGCGGGCCTTACGACCTCATCGTCATCGACGTGAACCTGCCCGGCATGCTGTCCGGCGACATCCTCGCCGCCCAGCTCCGCAAGGACCAGCGCACGGCCGCCGCGAAGATCTTCTTCCACTCCGGGCTGCGAGAGCGGGACCTCGAGGCCCTCGCCCGCCGCGCCCACGCCGACGGCTGGATGGTGAAGAGCGACGGCGTCGCGCTGGCCGCCCGAGTGAAGGAGCTCGTGCCGCTCCCGCCGGAGGAGCCGGATCGCACCTGA
- a CDS encoding 5-formyltetrahydrofolate cyclo-ligase translates to MTPHPPSPDLALAKAQLRQQLTTARARLEPGVRATACEAITRTVCALPAWGEAGVVALYAASGGEVETAALAAAAVRAGKTLAWPVIVAGDRRLSFAAAAPEALVAGPFGIRRPPPGAPAVARGEIGLFLVPGVGFDLACERLGRGAGFYDATLAAVEGKAERVGLAFDLQVVDALPRESHDVALDAVVTETRLLRPPAPAEATVAR, encoded by the coding sequence ATGACGCCCCATCCCCCTTCCCCCGACCTGGCGCTCGCGAAGGCGCAGCTCCGCCAGCAGCTCACGACCGCGCGCGCCCGGCTCGAGCCGGGCGTCCGCGCCACCGCCTGCGAGGCCATCACCCGGACCGTCTGCGCCCTCCCCGCTTGGGGTGAGGCGGGCGTGGTCGCGCTCTACGCCGCGTCCGGGGGCGAGGTGGAGACCGCGGCGCTCGCCGCCGCGGCCGTCCGGGCCGGCAAGACGCTCGCGTGGCCCGTCATCGTCGCCGGCGACCGCCGCCTCTCGTTCGCGGCCGCCGCGCCCGAGGCGCTGGTGGCCGGACCCTTCGGCATCCGCCGTCCGCCCCCCGGCGCGCCGGCGGTCGCGCGCGGGGAGATCGGCCTGTTCCTCGTGCCGGGCGTCGGCTTCGACCTCGCCTGCGAGCGGCTCGGCCGCGGCGCCGGCTTCTACGACGCCACGCTCGCCGCCGTGGAGGGCAAGGCCGAGCGGGTCGGGCTCGCCTTCGATCTGCAGGTCGTGGACGCCCTGCCGCGCGAGTCGCACGACGTCGCGCTCGACGCGGTGGTGACCGAGACCCGCCTCCTGCGGCCCCCGGCACCCGCCGAGGCCACCGTTGCGCGTTGA
- a CDS encoding TIGR00282 family metallophosphoesterase: MKVLFLGDVFAKPGRQAVKHFVPKLIGRHGIDLVIANAENSSGGNGVTPDTADELLAAEVNLLTGGNHSWSKREILPYMERPGCRLLRPANYPKGTPGQGSAVVETPDGRKLGVVNLEGRVFMRNLDDPFVVVKEEIAKLRAAGAKAILVDMHCEATSEKNAMGHFLDGEVAAVLGTHTHIQTADARVLPGGTAYITDVGMCGPWDSVIGVKKELVVQRFLTQRPVSFEPGKRDVWLQGAIVDLDEVTGKARSIERVQEKLPE, encoded by the coding sequence TTGAAAGTCCTCTTCCTCGGAGACGTGTTCGCGAAGCCCGGCCGCCAGGCCGTGAAGCACTTCGTGCCGAAGCTCATCGGGCGCCACGGGATCGACCTCGTGATCGCCAACGCCGAGAACAGCTCGGGCGGGAACGGCGTGACGCCGGACACCGCCGACGAGCTGCTCGCGGCGGAGGTGAACCTGCTCACCGGCGGCAACCACAGCTGGTCGAAGCGCGAGATCCTCCCCTACATGGAGCGGCCCGGGTGCCGGCTGCTGCGTCCGGCCAACTACCCCAAGGGCACGCCGGGCCAGGGCAGCGCCGTGGTGGAGACGCCCGACGGGCGCAAGCTCGGGGTGGTGAACCTCGAGGGTCGGGTCTTCATGCGCAACCTCGACGATCCCTTCGTGGTGGTGAAGGAGGAGATCGCGAAGCTCCGGGCCGCCGGCGCGAAGGCCATCCTCGTGGACATGCACTGCGAGGCGACGAGCGAGAAGAACGCCATGGGCCACTTCCTCGACGGCGAGGTGGCGGCGGTGCTCGGGACGCACACGCACATCCAGACCGCCGACGCCCGCGTGCTGCCCGGCGGCACGGCCTACATCACCGACGTGGGCATGTGCGGCCCCTGGGACTCGGTCATCGGCGTGAAGAAGGAGCTCGTGGTCCAGCGCTTCCTGACGCAGCGCCCGGTGAGCTTCGAGCCCGGGAAGCGCGACGTCTGGCTGCAGGGGGCCATCGTGGACCTCGACGAGGTCACCGGGAAGGCGCGGAGCATCGAGCGGGTGCAGGAGAAGCTGCCGGAGTAG